One Triticum dicoccoides isolate Atlit2015 ecotype Zavitan chromosome 3B, WEW_v2.0, whole genome shotgun sequence genomic window, GGTCTGAGTGGCAAAGCGCCAATGCAACAGCTGAAATAAACAGAATGAAAGTTTAGCATAAAGAGTGGAAGACCGGGCATGACACTTAAAGATTCCGTGTGCTCACATCAGTCGGTGTAATTTACATGATCAAGAAAAATCCGTTGTCGTTTCTAATTCACACGACGTATTCGATTTTAATGGTAACAGCAGAATAACTGTGAACTAGGCATGCCACTGTGTTAGGCACTCATCTAAAATTTGTTCCCtcgattttttttttctgtttgtcAGATGATGCAAGGCAAACATACACCAGGACCATATATCCACCGTAGACATGCCTGTCGTAATGAACATGTTTTCCTCTTAGTACGAAAGGAAAAAACCTCATCCTAAGGTCAAAGATTATAGTCACGTTAAGCCGTCTATATTGTAATATCCACAGAAATTGTGAATTGTATCCTGCGACTGGCTAATTGCAACTTTAAGATAGTCACACACATACACACTGTTCACTGGTGTGTACTGGCAATATTTTTGTCCAACCAACTAAATAAAGAAGAGTAACTTGAACTAACCACACAAAAGAAAACTTGAACTGAGATAATGGAAACTGATTGTGTGGTACAACTTACATTCAGGTGTGCATTTCTTTCCACCGAACTTCTGTAGACCAACATAAGTCCCTTTGACAGCACTGTTGTTGTACACCAGTATTGTAGGGACATTCCTATCTGGGTAGTTGGGAATACAGTCCGTGGAAATAATTTTAACGAACTTGGTTTCTGCATATTTTGTCGCCAGTTCCTCCAGGCAAGTCTCAAGCAGCCCACATTCTGGTATCCTGCGATAAGATCCATAGAAGTCTCAGACAATGAACAGCTCGAGATAGAATTTCTTCCTAAAGTCATTTCTGCATTATGAGCACCTTTGGGAAGCAGTTAAACAGTATATAAAACAGAAGCACTGCAAATGTCTCATAGAAGCACAGGGCATAATGGCCTAAAATCCTACAGTTTCCAGTCAGAATGAGTATAAATCAAAATACGAGTAAAGGAATTATGAAAAGTGAGAGCATGTGGAGTAAATcgaagtagaagagaagaggaaAAATATCTTGGTGTGGTGTGGTTTGCTAAGCTAAGTTATCTTGTTCGACATGGTAGTGGATTTTTTTCCTTTTTGCCAGAACACTGTTTGAACACAATTAAATCTCTGGATAAAAAATTCCAAGAACCATAGTGGATAGTACTCATTTTCAAGCTGCCATAGTTATTTTTCCTACTTCTAATCAACGCGACCAAATATGTATAGTTAGATAGTAAGTCACGAGTAAAGTTCTACACGCCCATAAATTTTTTAGCTGTTTCTTGGTGTAGTTTCTGACACAAGAAGCGCATCATATTGTAAATAGGACGAATTTCGCCTTACGCATCTTTGTAGAGGAAGACCACAACCCAGACATCCGGTGGAGCCTGCGAAACCTCACGCACAAAATCAGAGCCTGTGATGGGTTGTATTGTGCCAAATCTGGCAGTTTTTGCTGCCTCCTTGAGCTCTGCAAGCCTCATCCTCCTGTAAGCACACCACAACATCAAATCATCAGACAATTGGTGGACATGGATTTTTGGCTACATGGATCAGAATGACACTTCTCACAAAGTGGCATGGTACCAAAACAATTGAAATTGTACAGTACTGCTCCGAGTCTAGATAAAAAACAACCGGAACACACCAGATTTCTATGGAAATCACACGAATTACCACAATCCTACCGTGTAATTCGGGTCAAATCAACCACGAAAAGCACTAGTAGAACACATCTCATGGATCACCAGACGTGCGGGAGACCGGATCGAGG contains:
- the LOC119275123 gene encoding phosducin-like protein 3 is translated as MADYHFVYKDVEGATTQWDDIQRKLGNLPEKPAPFKPPPFAPRADADEQPRSKEWLDARDPDELEELEDDLDDDRFLEQYRRMRLAELKEAAKTARFGTIQPITGSDFVREVSQAPPDVWVVVFLYKDAIPECGLLETCLEELATKYAETKFVKIISTDCIPNYPDRNVPTILVYNNSAVKGTYVGLQKFGGKKCTPESVALALCHSDPVLNDGQGGNNVMEGVRRKFIEKVVSQLETREDEDDSD